Proteins encoded together in one Pseudoalteromonas xiamenensis window:
- a CDS encoding substrate-binding periplasmic protein, with amino-acid sequence MKWLVTLLVLSQSFWVYALDTVYVVKEQRPLYDRDVYLFELLEKALQAAKYNAPLEYVKVHPHQQRTLMMLAQGKVDVLWSMTSPERETLGIAVKVPLFRGYIGKRAILVNQDQLDRFANITTLDALRPLVAVQGHDWPDTKILAHNDLTVRPQAKYEAMFSMLNSHQVDYFPRAFIEVSSELASFQRFPLAIVPNVYLHYPAAFYFFVNKDKPALAKAIENGLAIMEKNGEFKSLFDRYFAASIAALKLDNATVIELENPYFEVGATGG; translated from the coding sequence ATGAAGTGGTTAGTGACGCTGTTGGTATTGAGTCAAAGTTTTTGGGTCTATGCACTCGACACGGTGTATGTTGTGAAAGAGCAGCGGCCATTGTATGACAGAGATGTTTATCTCTTTGAGTTATTAGAAAAAGCGCTTCAGGCAGCAAAGTACAACGCACCTCTGGAATACGTAAAAGTGCATCCTCATCAACAACGCACGTTAATGATGTTAGCTCAAGGCAAGGTCGATGTACTTTGGAGTATGACGAGTCCTGAACGAGAAACCTTAGGTATCGCCGTTAAGGTGCCCCTGTTTAGAGGTTACATTGGAAAACGTGCGATATTGGTGAATCAAGATCAATTGGACCGCTTTGCCAATATCACAACGCTGGATGCGCTTCGTCCACTCGTCGCCGTCCAAGGTCATGACTGGCCTGACACGAAAATACTTGCCCACAATGACCTGACTGTTCGCCCTCAAGCTAAATACGAAGCGATGTTTTCGATGCTCAATAGCCATCAGGTTGATTATTTTCCTCGCGCCTTTATCGAAGTGTCCTCAGAGCTTGCATCATTTCAACGCTTTCCGTTAGCCATTGTGCCTAATGTTTACCTTCATTATCCAGCCGCATTTTACTTTTTCGTGAACAAAGACAAGCCTGCACTAGCCAAGGCGATAGAAAATGGGTTGGCGATTATGGAAAAAAATGGCGAGTTTAAATCGTTATTTGATCGCTATTTTGCGGCCAGTATCGCCGCGCTGAAGTTAGACAATGCGACCGTTATTGAGTTGGAAAATCCATATTTTGAGGTTGGAGCGACTGGGGGTTAA
- a CDS encoding EAL domain-containing protein — translation MAEQLTLLILNASDTERSIIKKTLSNLDVFQFIESDDSLAALQLLKTRSVDVIITGLNVGRIDGWRFARMVRSGLLHTPKNTPILLTPPTYCERIAETTARSYSIDAVLPFERQDILPQVLANVLSTHLEKSSRLNLLLLEPNPQRAEEICQHLALNFACTHVTSHTAALSLYLQNQYAIVLLDATSTRSESAKQLVENILKHNPNQAIVTIIDNRDADYAEQLLLLGVTDFVREPYDISILSKVCDHAARREDFMVSYAEFAEKVEQLSRSEQRYKDLFSAHQRILLHLNTVVMELDETGLIRFINPAWEQLSGHGIKMSLGHELTEFTVPQNRKPLRDVMARILSGHEQQAQTEIRLMHKNGREVWVECRFQLIKNSTSRATITATLDNIHERKEAELQLRHLALHDTLTGLHNRYYFDQQLNNLCNETRAAEDEEHALIYIDLDHFKIINDSKGHQQGDIVLKEVAELFNHNIDDEHLIFRIGGDEFAVLLKHKSLLDAHLIAESICMAIDSHQFHSEEQSYAISCSIGLTQITTENCDPSECLKQADIALYVAKSLGRNLVHCYSKEDSHNNAMQTGLEWGHNVRQALQNNQIELHYQPIWDFKRAQVAYFEVLLRLKINDELIFPNQFIPSLEMLNDTYLMDQCVIRNAIHAVSQHRDLNQIAINLSAQSFLDERLLPHIQDCLVEYQVSPAKIIFEITESASINNLNATRSMIEKLNDLGCHFSIDDFGTGFSTFSYLKQLPAQHVKIDGSFVRDMLNDPIDHALVKAVHDISQSLDKRSVAEYVENEEIFDALKEIGVDYGQGYYISRPLPIEKLSLALKTILLEKTAS, via the coding sequence ATGGCTGAACAACTGACATTACTCATTTTGAATGCCAGTGATACTGAACGGTCGATAATTAAAAAAACCCTCAGTAACCTCGACGTTTTTCAATTCATTGAAAGTGACGACAGCTTAGCTGCATTGCAACTGCTTAAAACGCGATCCGTTGATGTCATTATTACGGGGCTTAACGTAGGTCGTATCGATGGTTGGCGTTTCGCGCGAATGGTGCGTTCAGGGCTTTTGCACACGCCCAAAAACACACCGATATTGCTCACTCCACCGACTTATTGCGAACGTATTGCAGAAACCACCGCACGGAGCTATAGCATTGATGCGGTGCTTCCTTTTGAACGCCAAGATATTTTGCCGCAAGTGCTCGCAAACGTATTGTCTACGCATTTAGAAAAAAGCAGCCGGTTAAATTTACTGTTATTGGAACCGAATCCACAGCGCGCAGAAGAAATTTGTCAGCACCTTGCGCTGAACTTCGCTTGTACTCATGTCACATCACACACCGCGGCGTTGTCTTTATATCTTCAAAATCAATACGCCATTGTATTGCTTGACGCGACATCCACACGCTCAGAATCAGCAAAGCAACTCGTTGAAAACATTCTAAAGCACAACCCCAACCAAGCAATTGTTACCATCATAGATAACCGTGATGCGGATTACGCTGAACAGTTACTGCTTTTGGGGGTCACGGATTTCGTGCGCGAACCTTATGATATTTCCATTTTGAGCAAAGTCTGTGACCATGCCGCACGTCGTGAAGATTTTATGGTGAGTTACGCCGAGTTTGCCGAAAAAGTGGAACAGCTCAGCCGCAGTGAACAACGTTATAAAGACCTTTTCTCTGCCCACCAACGGATTCTGCTTCATCTCAACACGGTGGTTATGGAGCTTGATGAAACAGGGTTGATTCGCTTTATTAATCCAGCGTGGGAGCAGCTTTCTGGCCATGGCATAAAAATGAGCCTTGGGCATGAATTAACCGAATTTACGGTTCCACAAAACCGAAAGCCGCTTCGTGATGTCATGGCGCGTATTCTGTCGGGGCACGAACAACAGGCACAGACTGAAATTCGTCTTATGCACAAAAATGGACGAGAGGTTTGGGTAGAATGTCGTTTTCAGCTCATTAAAAATTCAACTAGCCGAGCAACAATTACCGCTACGCTCGACAACATCCATGAGCGTAAGGAAGCAGAACTACAGCTACGTCATCTTGCCTTGCATGACACATTAACCGGTCTACATAATCGCTACTATTTTGACCAACAGCTTAATAACCTCTGCAACGAAACGCGTGCGGCAGAGGATGAAGAGCATGCGTTGATTTACATCGACCTTGACCACTTTAAAATCATCAACGATTCAAAAGGCCACCAGCAGGGTGACATCGTCTTAAAAGAAGTGGCTGAACTTTTTAATCACAACATCGATGACGAACATTTAATTTTCCGTATTGGCGGTGATGAATTTGCGGTACTGTTAAAACACAAGTCATTGCTGGACGCGCATTTAATTGCAGAAAGCATCTGTATGGCGATTGATAGCCACCAATTTCACTCTGAAGAACAGAGCTATGCAATCAGCTGCTCAATCGGATTAACTCAAATTACCACAGAAAACTGTGACCCAAGCGAATGTCTAAAACAAGCAGACATCGCGCTTTATGTTGCTAAAAGTCTTGGTCGTAATCTTGTCCATTGTTATTCAAAAGAAGATTCACACAACAATGCGATGCAAACCGGTCTTGAATGGGGACACAACGTACGCCAGGCTCTGCAAAACAATCAAATTGAACTGCACTACCAACCAATTTGGGACTTTAAGCGTGCTCAAGTCGCTTACTTTGAAGTGTTGCTGCGCCTTAAAATCAACGATGAGCTGATATTCCCAAATCAATTTATTCCGTCTCTAGAAATGCTGAACGACACTTATTTAATGGACCAATGTGTGATTCGCAATGCCATTCATGCCGTGTCACAACATAGAGATCTTAACCAAATTGCAATTAACCTTTCTGCACAATCGTTTTTGGATGAGCGATTATTGCCACATATTCAAGACTGCTTGGTGGAATATCAAGTTTCGCCTGCAAAGATCATCTTTGAGATCACGGAATCAGCGAGTATCAACAATTTGAACGCGACTCGATCTATGATTGAAAAGCTCAATGACTTGGGGTGCCATTTCTCAATTGATGATTTTGGAACTGGCTTTAGTACATTCAGTTACTTAAAACAGCTACCGGCCCAACACGTTAAAATCGATGGCTCGTTCGTTCGCGATATGTTGAATGATCCGATTGATCACGCACTAGTCAAAGCGGTGCATGACATTAGCCAATCACTAGACAAGCGTTCTGTTGCTGAATACGTTGAAAATGAAGAAATTTTTGATGCATTGAAGGAAATTGGTGTGGATTATGGACAGGGATATTACATTTCAAGACCATTGCCAATAGAGAAATTATCACTCGCCCTCAAAACTATTTTGCTCGAGAAAACAGCTTCATAA
- the secD gene encoding protein translocase subunit SecD — protein MLNKYPLWKYLLVLTVLLMGMLYAAPNLYGRDPAIQVSGTKGASADLTVLEQVNTIINKHQLTPKSSRLENGQILVRFKNVEDQLKAQDALREELSSEYISAINMTPAQPEWLKQLGGNPMKLGLDLSGGVHFTMEVDMSTALDNALSQMEQDFRSSLRDEKLRYRTVRRVAGSERILVEMRSAEDKDAAERFLKKRDPLNVFTDDSSNENAFYVALSEQKLKEIRDYAIKQNETIIRNRINQLGVAEPNVQRQGAERIIVQLPGVQDTALAKEILGATATLEFREVDEEADVRAAAEGRVPPGAEVLKHKDGYPVVLKKRVILEGSHITGAQNSLDEYQRPQVNINLDSAGGAKMNAFTKRAIGKRMATVFIEYKPSGKKDANGKALPPTKVEEVINVATIQARLNSSFRITGIDSPAEAHNLALLLRAGALVAPIQIVEERTVGPSLGQENIDAGMMAVVLGFVFVLAFMAIYYKGFGLIANLALAANLVMIVGVMSMIPGATLTLPGIAGIVLTVGMAVDANVLIFERIREELAEGRSPQQAVHHGYDSAFSTIFDANITTLIAAIILFAVGTGPIAGFAVTLAIGIMTSMFTAIVGTRAVVNLLIGGKKVTKLSI, from the coding sequence GTGTTAAACAAGTATCCTTTATGGAAATACTTGCTAGTACTTACCGTTTTGCTTATGGGGATGCTCTACGCAGCTCCAAACTTGTATGGCCGTGATCCGGCCATTCAGGTTTCTGGTACGAAAGGTGCCAGTGCAGATTTGACGGTACTTGAGCAAGTAAATACCATCATCAACAAACACCAGCTCACGCCAAAATCATCTCGTCTAGAAAATGGTCAAATTCTCGTGCGTTTCAAAAACGTAGAAGACCAATTAAAAGCGCAAGATGCATTACGTGAAGAGTTAAGCAGCGAATACATTTCCGCAATTAACATGACGCCAGCGCAACCAGAATGGTTAAAACAACTCGGCGGCAACCCAATGAAATTGGGTCTGGACTTAAGTGGTGGTGTTCATTTCACGATGGAAGTGGACATGTCTACTGCGCTCGACAACGCGTTGTCACAAATGGAACAAGACTTCCGCTCAAGTCTACGTGATGAGAAGCTTCGTTATCGCACGGTACGCCGAGTAGCTGGAAGTGAGCGTATTTTGGTTGAAATGCGTTCAGCGGAAGACAAAGATGCAGCGGAACGCTTCTTGAAAAAGCGCGATCCATTAAACGTCTTTACTGATGACAGCAGCAACGAAAATGCGTTTTATGTCGCCTTGAGCGAACAAAAACTCAAAGAAATTCGTGACTACGCTATCAAGCAAAACGAAACCATCATTCGTAACCGTATTAACCAGTTAGGTGTTGCAGAACCAAACGTTCAACGCCAAGGTGCAGAGCGTATCATTGTTCAGCTTCCTGGTGTTCAAGACACGGCTTTAGCAAAAGAGATCTTAGGTGCAACCGCCACGCTTGAATTCCGTGAAGTAGACGAAGAAGCGGATGTGCGTGCTGCCGCAGAAGGACGCGTACCACCAGGTGCTGAAGTGCTGAAGCATAAAGATGGTTACCCTGTTGTGCTGAAAAAACGCGTTATTCTTGAAGGTAGTCACATTACGGGTGCGCAAAATAGTCTTGATGAATACCAACGTCCACAAGTTAACATTAACTTAGACAGCGCGGGTGGTGCAAAAATGAATGCATTCACGAAGCGTGCGATTGGTAAACGTATGGCTACAGTCTTTATCGAATACAAGCCTTCAGGTAAAAAAGACGCCAACGGTAAAGCGCTTCCTCCGACGAAAGTGGAAGAGGTGATTAACGTGGCGACTATCCAAGCGCGTTTAAATAGCTCATTCCGCATTACAGGTATCGACAGCCCAGCAGAAGCACACAACCTTGCGTTATTACTTCGTGCCGGTGCGTTGGTGGCCCCAATCCAAATCGTTGAAGAACGTACCGTAGGCCCAAGCCTTGGTCAGGAAAATATTGATGCGGGTATGATGGCTGTGGTGCTTGGCTTCGTGTTTGTACTCGCGTTCATGGCGATTTATTACAAAGGCTTTGGTCTTATTGCAAACTTAGCGCTTGCAGCAAACCTTGTCATGATTGTAGGTGTTATGTCGATGATCCCAGGTGCAACACTCACTTTGCCAGGCATTGCCGGTATCGTACTTACGGTCGGTATGGCGGTTGATGCCAACGTACTTATCTTTGAACGTATTCGTGAAGAGTTGGCGGAAGGACGTAGTCCTCAGCAAGCAGTGCACCATGGTTATGACAGCGCGTTTAGCACGATTTTTGATGCGAACATTACCACGTTAATTGCGGCGATTATTCTGTTCGCAGTCGGTACTGGCCCAATTGCGGGTTTCGCAGTAACGTTAGCGATTGGTATCATGACGTCGATGTTTACAGCGATTGTCGGTACTCGTGCGGTAGTGAACTTACTCATTGGTGGTAAGAAAGTCACTAAGTTGTCGATTTAA
- the yajC gene encoding preprotein translocase subunit YajC codes for MSLFISSAHASTAGAAPAGGGMEMLIMLGIFGLVFYFLIYRPQAKRVKDHRELMGALAKGDEVLTQGGLVGRITKVSDDKDFLVIALNDQAEVTVQKGAVTAVLPKGTMKAL; via the coding sequence ATGAGTTTATTTATCTCTTCAGCACACGCAAGTACTGCTGGCGCAGCGCCTGCTGGTGGTGGTATGGAAATGTTGATTATGCTGGGTATTTTTGGCCTAGTGTTTTATTTCCTAATATACCGCCCACAAGCTAAGCGTGTGAAAGATCACCGTGAACTAATGGGTGCATTGGCTAAAGGTGACGAAGTTTTAACGCAAGGTGGTCTTGTCGGCCGCATTACAAAAGTGTCGGATGACAAAGATTTTCTTGTAATTGCGCTGAATGACCAAGCAGAAGTGACTGTGCAAAAAGGTGCGGTTACGGCTGTGTTGCCTAAAGGCACAATGAAAGCACTATAA
- a CDS encoding bifunctional diguanylate cyclase/phosphodiesterase, which yields MSEQQVLHSIIEKGEIQTVFQPIFDIAKKQILGYEALSRGPKGSVLESPDRLFTTANEAEKLSELELLCRDSAIKHFVALDLPGKLFINVSPVTLLDPHHPRGKTLHLLDKYGLSANRVVIEVTEQDKVDDGFLLLKTIAHYRELGLSIAIDDLGAGYSGLKQWSELCPDFVKLDRYFVDHCDQSIVKREFLKTIIELAKATGTAVIAEGIERSEELRLLESLGIAHAQGFLLERPSNKPSKALHDNRLSQLNLAGPKSTLQTSMVIGNLVLKQQAIASYTKCKDAHHVFEQDKRVVSLAVVNEFGQPIGLLHRDQLTEVFAGPYGHALFAKKAVTELMDKQPLIVDENDKLDVVSHQITEHEFDIRRHIIVTRHSSYLGLAPLRDILKHITEEKIRHAQHANPLTMLPGNVAINEAIEHRLRSQNDFSLAYVDLNHFKQFNDLYGYASGDSVIKLLADVTVQVCAASHSFVGHIGGDDFMVVFDGDDAELLCHQIIEQFETQSKAFFTPEHVKSGGYWATNREGQKQFVPLLTLSIGLVRPDLEFCQNSHQVAALATDAKKEAKRYRNSYLFVCNRRKPSAPIVRLAKSTQEMV from the coding sequence GTGAGCGAGCAGCAGGTATTACACAGCATCATTGAAAAAGGGGAAATACAAACGGTATTTCAACCCATATTTGATATTGCGAAAAAGCAAATACTTGGCTACGAAGCGTTAAGCAGAGGACCTAAAGGATCGGTGCTTGAATCACCTGATAGGCTATTTACAACCGCGAATGAAGCCGAAAAGCTCTCTGAGCTCGAGCTTCTTTGCCGAGATAGCGCCATCAAACATTTTGTCGCACTCGACCTCCCAGGTAAGCTGTTCATTAATGTCAGTCCTGTTACGTTACTCGACCCTCATCACCCTAGAGGAAAAACGCTTCATTTGCTTGATAAGTATGGCTTATCGGCCAATCGGGTGGTCATCGAAGTCACAGAGCAAGACAAAGTAGACGATGGGTTTTTGTTACTAAAAACGATTGCTCATTATCGCGAACTTGGCTTAAGTATTGCGATTGATGACTTAGGTGCAGGCTATTCAGGGCTAAAACAATGGTCGGAATTGTGTCCTGATTTTGTCAAACTTGACCGCTATTTTGTCGACCATTGTGACCAAAGTATCGTAAAGCGCGAGTTTTTAAAAACCATTATTGAATTGGCGAAAGCAACAGGGACCGCTGTGATTGCTGAAGGCATTGAACGTTCTGAAGAGCTCCGGCTACTTGAATCCTTGGGCATTGCACACGCGCAAGGCTTTTTGTTAGAGCGTCCTTCAAACAAGCCAAGTAAAGCACTGCATGACAATCGCTTATCGCAACTAAATCTAGCCGGTCCGAAAAGTACCTTACAAACATCGATGGTGATCGGTAATTTGGTACTAAAGCAACAGGCTATCGCGAGTTATACCAAGTGCAAAGACGCACATCATGTCTTTGAACAAGACAAGCGCGTTGTGAGTCTTGCAGTGGTGAACGAGTTTGGTCAGCCAATTGGCTTGCTGCACCGTGACCAACTCACGGAGGTATTTGCAGGTCCATATGGACACGCTTTGTTTGCGAAAAAGGCCGTGACGGAATTGATGGATAAGCAGCCATTGATAGTTGACGAAAACGATAAGCTAGACGTTGTTAGTCATCAGATCACCGAGCATGAATTTGATATTCGTCGCCACATCATTGTGACGCGCCACAGCAGCTACTTGGGTCTGGCACCGCTGCGTGACATTTTGAAACACATCACGGAAGAAAAAATTCGTCATGCACAACACGCTAACCCGCTAACGATGTTGCCCGGGAACGTGGCAATTAACGAAGCCATTGAACATCGGCTACGGTCGCAAAATGATTTTTCACTTGCTTATGTCGACCTAAATCACTTTAAGCAGTTCAACGATTTGTATGGCTACGCAAGCGGAGACAGTGTCATAAAATTGCTTGCGGATGTTACGGTACAAGTCTGTGCTGCGAGCCACTCTTTTGTAGGTCACATTGGTGGTGATGATTTTATGGTGGTATTCGATGGCGATGATGCGGAATTGCTATGCCATCAAATCATCGAGCAATTCGAAACTCAATCGAAAGCCTTTTTTACACCAGAGCACGTGAAATCCGGTGGGTATTGGGCGACAAATCGGGAAGGGCAAAAACAATTTGTACCCTTGCTGACGTTGTCGATTGGCCTTGTCAGACCGGATCTAGAGTTTTGTCAAAATAGTCATCAGGTTGCGGCATTGGCTACGGATGCGAAGAAAGAGGCGAAACGTTACCGTAACAGTTATTTGTTCGTCTGCAATCGCCGCAAACCCTCAGCGCCCATTGTACGACTGGCAAAATCAACGCAAGAAATGGTGTAA
- the secF gene encoding protein translocase subunit SecF, with product MQLLNLQSTVRFMSVRNLAMAFSGLLMLAAVVSMFTKGINFGLDFTGGTSVEVSFSQPANLAEVRKVLAENDFSDASVQLYGSSTEVLVRLAPRESSIKAEVIGNQLISVLKTVDPQIVMRSIEFVGPSVGEDLKEQGGLAMLTTLICILIYVAFRFEWRFAVGAVLALFHDVLLTVGLFSVLGLEFDLTILAAILAVIGYSLNDTIVVSDRIRENFRKVRIDDTIEIVDISLTQTLNRTLITSLTTILVLIALFVWGGQTIHGFATALLFGIFVGTYSSVYIASSIAILMGISKEDLIPVEVEKEGAEFDAMP from the coding sequence ATGCAGTTATTAAATTTACAAAGCACCGTCCGCTTTATGTCCGTACGCAATCTAGCGATGGCGTTTTCGGGTTTACTGATGTTGGCAGCCGTTGTGTCTATGTTCACAAAAGGGATCAACTTTGGTTTGGACTTTACGGGTGGTACTTCGGTAGAAGTGAGCTTTTCACAACCAGCAAATCTAGCTGAAGTGCGTAAAGTACTTGCTGAAAACGATTTTTCCGATGCCTCTGTACAACTTTATGGTAGTAGTACTGAAGTATTGGTGCGATTAGCCCCTCGTGAAAGCAGCATTAAAGCGGAAGTTATTGGGAACCAACTGATTTCAGTTTTAAAAACAGTTGACCCTCAAATTGTCATGCGTAGCATTGAGTTCGTGGGCCCAAGTGTCGGTGAAGACCTCAAAGAGCAAGGTGGTCTTGCTATGCTGACCACGCTCATCTGTATCCTTATCTACGTAGCGTTTCGTTTTGAATGGCGTTTCGCCGTCGGTGCGGTATTGGCACTTTTCCACGACGTGTTATTGACTGTCGGTTTATTCTCGGTGTTAGGTCTTGAATTTGACTTAACTATCCTTGCAGCCATCTTGGCGGTAATCGGTTACTCGTTGAACGACACCATCGTTGTGTCGGATCGTATCCGTGAGAATTTCCGTAAAGTGAGAATCGACGACACGATTGAAATAGTTGATATTTCATTAACGCAAACCTTAAACCGTACCTTGATCACTTCATTAACAACGATTTTAGTACTTATTGCATTGTTCGTTTGGGGTGGTCAAACTATCCACGGTTTTGCGACTGCGCTGTTGTTTGGTATCTTCGTGGGTACTTATTCATCCGTTTATATTGCAAGTTCAATCGCCATTTTAATGGGGATCAGCAAAGAAGATTTGATCCCGGTTGAAGTTGAGAAAGAAGGTGCAGAGTTCGACGCAATGCCATAG
- the tgt gene encoding tRNA guanosine(34) transglycosylase Tgt: protein MKFELDCTDGKARRGRLIFERGVVETPAFMPVGTYGTVKGMTPEELAGTGAQICLGNTFHLMLRPGTEIIKQHGDLHDFMNWDKPILTDSGGFQVFSLGAMRKISEEGVLFKSPVNGERIMLTPERAMEVQRDLGSDIVMIFDECTPYPATEKQARDSMELSLRWAKRSKQAHEGNDSALFGIIQGGMYPNLRAESQQGLEEIGFDGYALGGLSVGEPKEDMINILDNCAYKMPADKPRYLMGVGKPEDLVEAVRRGIDMFDCVMPTRNARNGHLFVSNGVIKIRNAAHKTDTSPLDAECDCYTCKNYSRAYLHHLDKCNEILGARLNTIHNLRFYQRVMAGLRNAISEGKLDEFVADFYARRGLPVPPLAENEE, encoded by the coding sequence ATGAAATTTGAATTGGACTGTACAGACGGTAAAGCCCGTCGCGGACGCCTGATTTTTGAACGTGGTGTTGTTGAAACACCTGCCTTTATGCCAGTAGGTACTTACGGTACAGTTAAGGGCATGACGCCTGAAGAATTAGCCGGAACTGGGGCGCAAATTTGCCTGGGTAATACGTTCCACCTGATGTTGCGTCCTGGTACAGAAATCATCAAACAACATGGTGATTTACACGATTTTATGAATTGGGACAAACCCATTTTGACCGATTCAGGCGGTTTCCAAGTCTTCAGTCTTGGCGCAATGCGTAAAATCAGTGAAGAAGGCGTGTTGTTCAAGTCACCAGTAAATGGTGAGCGTATTATGCTAACGCCAGAGAGAGCGATGGAAGTACAGCGCGACTTAGGGTCAGATATCGTAATGATTTTTGACGAATGTACACCATACCCAGCGACTGAAAAACAAGCGCGCGATTCGATGGAATTGTCGCTACGATGGGCGAAGCGTTCTAAGCAAGCGCATGAAGGTAATGATTCTGCGCTGTTCGGTATTATCCAAGGTGGTATGTATCCAAACCTACGAGCTGAATCTCAGCAAGGTTTAGAGGAAATCGGCTTTGATGGTTATGCGTTAGGCGGTTTATCCGTCGGTGAGCCGAAAGAAGACATGATCAACATTTTGGACAATTGTGCCTATAAGATGCCAGCAGATAAGCCGCGTTACTTAATGGGCGTTGGTAAACCTGAAGACTTGGTTGAAGCAGTACGCCGTGGTATCGATATGTTTGACTGCGTTATGCCAACTCGTAATGCGCGTAACGGGCACTTATTTGTGTCAAATGGTGTCATTAAAATCCGTAACGCAGCGCACAAAACAGATACTAGCCCGCTAGATGCTGAATGTGATTGTTACACCTGTAAAAATTATTCTCGTGCTTACTTACATCACTTAGACAAGTGTAATGAAATCTTGGGAGCACGTTTGAATACGATTCACAACTTACGTTTTTATCAACGTGTTATGGCTGGTCTTCGCAACGCCATCTCGGAAGGTAAGTTAGATGAATTCGTGGCAGATTTTTATGCAAGACGTGGACTGCCTGTACCTCCTCTTGCGGAAAACGAAGAATAA
- the queA gene encoding tRNA preQ1(34) S-adenosylmethionine ribosyltransferase-isomerase QueA, with product MRVADFSFELPDELIARFPKQERSSSRLLTLNGNSGEIAHKVFTDILDYIEPNDLIIFNNTKVIPARMFGQKASGGKIEVLVERVLDEHRVLAHVRASKAPKAGAKLLLEGKVDATMVGRHGELFELHFDCEQTVFDVLEDIGHMPLPPYIDRPDNDSDKERYQTVYGEKPGAVAAPTAGLHFDEPLLEKLKAKGVDMAYVTLHVGAGTFQPVRVDSVEEHVMHSEYIEVPQDVVDAVKATKAKGGRIIAVGTTSVRSLESAAKAHGGELATFYGDTDIFIFPGYQFNVVDAMVTNFHLPESTLIMLVSAFAGQDHIMNAYDVAIKEQYRFFSYGDAMFLTRQNEK from the coding sequence ATGCGCGTAGCTGATTTTAGTTTTGAACTTCCTGATGAATTGATTGCACGATTTCCAAAGCAGGAGCGTTCGTCGAGTCGTCTTCTCACACTTAACGGCAACTCGGGTGAAATCGCACACAAAGTCTTTACCGATATTCTCGATTACATCGAACCAAACGATTTAATTATTTTCAATAACACCAAGGTGATCCCGGCTCGCATGTTTGGACAAAAAGCCTCGGGTGGCAAAATTGAAGTGCTAGTAGAGCGCGTGCTGGATGAACACCGAGTGCTTGCGCACGTGCGCGCGAGCAAAGCACCAAAAGCGGGCGCCAAATTGTTGCTTGAAGGTAAAGTCGACGCGACGATGGTGGGTCGTCATGGTGAATTATTTGAATTGCATTTTGATTGCGAACAAACGGTTTTCGATGTCTTAGAAGACATTGGTCATATGCCTTTACCTCCTTACATCGACCGCCCTGACAATGATTCAGACAAAGAGCGTTACCAAACCGTCTACGGTGAAAAACCCGGCGCGGTTGCTGCCCCAACGGCAGGATTACATTTCGATGAGCCGCTTTTGGAAAAGTTAAAAGCCAAAGGCGTGGATATGGCATACGTGACGTTGCATGTTGGTGCAGGCACATTTCAGCCAGTGCGTGTCGATTCGGTAGAAGAACATGTGATGCACTCTGAGTACATTGAAGTGCCTCAAGATGTTGTGGATGCGGTAAAAGCAACCAAAGCCAAAGGTGGACGAATTATTGCGGTAGGGACTACGTCGGTACGCTCGCTCGAATCTGCAGCAAAAGCCCATGGCGGGGAGTTAGCGACATTCTATGGTGACACTGACATTTTTATTTTCCCAGGCTATCAATTTAATGTGGTTGACGCCATGGTAACGAACTTCCATTTGCCTGAATCAACCCTCATCATGTTAGTGAGTGCGTTTGCAGGGCAAGATCATATTATGAATGCGTACGATGTCGCGATTAAAGAACAATATCGCTTCTTTAGTTATGGCGATGCGATGTTCCTTACACGACAAAACGAAAAATAA